From a single Bacillus pumilus genomic region:
- a CDS encoding NAD kinase, which yields MTDNRRNVFFFYKKDHELDGHISSLEKLATDQGFQVVKRAEDAHIIASIGGDGTFLQAVRKTNFRDDCLYVGVSKTENSHLYCDFSLEHFDKMIDAMNTEQIEVRKYPIIDVSVDSTNQFHCLNELSIRSSIIKTFVIDVYIDDFHFETFRGDGMIISTPTGSTAYNKSINGAVVDPMLPCMQVTELASLNNNSYRTLGAPFILSSDRKLTLKVVQDGNDHPIIGLDNEALGTKHVKQIDIGLSGKVIKTVKLKDNSYWEKVKRRFL from the coding sequence ATGACAGACAATCGTCGCAATGTATTTTTCTTTTACAAAAAAGATCATGAATTGGATGGACACATTTCTTCTCTGGAGAAGCTCGCTACTGATCAAGGCTTTCAAGTCGTCAAGCGTGCAGAGGATGCCCATATTATTGCTTCAATTGGCGGGGATGGTACATTTCTTCAAGCAGTCCGCAAAACGAATTTCAGGGATGACTGCTTGTATGTAGGGGTATCAAAAACAGAGAATTCGCATCTATACTGCGATTTTTCATTAGAACACTTTGATAAAATGATTGATGCCATGAATACTGAACAAATTGAAGTGAGAAAATATCCGATCATCGATGTAAGCGTTGACAGCACCAATCAGTTTCATTGCTTAAATGAGCTGTCAATCCGCTCAAGCATCATTAAAACATTTGTGATCGATGTGTATATAGATGATTTCCACTTTGAAACTTTTAGAGGAGACGGAATGATTATTTCTACTCCGACTGGCTCAACAGCCTACAATAAATCGATAAACGGCGCCGTGGTTGATCCGATGCTTCCTTGTATGCAAGTGACAGAGCTTGCATCTCTAAATAACAACTCGTACCGTACACTGGGTGCTCCTTTTATTTTAAGCAGTGACCGCAAGCTAACGCTGAAGGTTGTGCAGGACGGAAACGACCATCCGATTATCGGGCTTGATAACGAAGCGCTTGGCACGAAACACGTCAAACAAATCGACATCGGCCTTTCTGGCAAAGTGATCAAAACGGTCAAATTAAAAGATAACTCCTATTGGGAAAAAGTAAAACGCAGATTCCTTTAA